The sequence TGGCGAAGAAGCTGGGCCTGGACCCGGCCGAGCTGCGCCTGCGCAACGCGCTCGCGACGGGAGACGTCCTGCCGATCGGCCAGACGGTGACCTGCCCGGCGCCGGTGGCCGAACTCCTGCAGGCGGTACGGGACTTCCCGCTGCCGGCGCTGCCCAAGGACACGCCCGAGGAGGACTGGCTGCTGCCCGGCGGCCCCGAGGGCGCCGGCGAACCGGGCGCGGTGCGCCGGGGCGTCGGCTACGGCCTCGGCATGGTGCACATGCTCGGCGCGGAGGGCGCCGACGAGGTGTCCACGGCGACGGTGAAGGTCCACGACGGCGTGGCGACCGTGCTGTGCGCGGCGGTGGAGACCGGCCAGGGCTTCACCACGCTCGCCCGCCAGATCGTCCAGGAGACCCTCGGCATCGAGGAAGTCCACGTGGCCCCGGTCGACACCGACCAGCCGCCGGCCGGCGCGGGCTGCCGGGGCCGGCACACCTGGGTGTCGGGCGGCGCGGTGGAGCGGGCGGCGAAGATGGTCCGCACCCAGCTCCTGCAGCCGCTGGCGCACAAGTTCGGCATGTCGACGGAGCTGCTGCAGATCACCGACGGCAAGATCACGTCGTACGACGGCGTCCTGTCGACCACCGTCACGGAGGCGATGGAGGGCAAGGAGCTGTGGGCCACCGCGCAGTGCCGCCCGCACCCCACCGAGCCGCTGAACGCCGCCGGCCAGGGCGACGCCTTCGTGGGCCTCGCGTTCTGTGCGATCCGCGCGGTGGTGGACGTCGACATCGAACTGGGCTCGGTCCGGGTGGTGGAGCTCGCGGTGGCGCAGGACGTCGGCAGGGTGCTGAACCCGGCGCAGCTGGCGGCCCGGATCGAGGCGGGCGTCACCCAGGGAGTCGGCATCGCCCTGACCGAGAACCTCCGTACGCCCCGTGGCCTGGTCCGCCACCCGGACCTGACCGGATACGCCCTGCCGACCGCCCTGGACGCGCCGGACATCCAGATCGTGAAGCTGGTGGAGGAACGCGACGTGGTGGCCCCCTTCGGCGCCAAGTCCGTCAGCGCGGTGCCGGTGGTGACCTCCCCGGCGGCGGTCGCCTCCGCCGTCCGCGCGGCCACCGGACGCCCCGTCAACCGCCTGCCGATCCGCCCGCAGGCGGCGGTGGTGACGGACTGGTGAGCCGCCGTTCCGCGTGATCGACGGGGCGGCCGCCGGCACCGGCGTGACGGCGGTGGCGCAGGACGTGGCACCGGGAGAGGACCTGCCGGCCCAGGCCGGCCTGGGCGGCACTCGCCCGGACGGGGAACTGCGCCGGCGCACCCCGCGCACCGGCCTTTGGCCGGACACGTCCCGGTGTACGCCGGAGCAGACGGTGGCGGCGATCCCCGCCCGCGCGCAACGCGCACGCGCCGCCCGACGTCCTTCCTGCCGAAGGCCGTTGTCAGTGGGGCGGCGTAGTCTGCGAAGCAGTGGGGGCGGCAGCGCTCACGAACGCACATGGGGCTTGCACGGGGAAGACCGCGGGGGATCGATGAGCACGACCGACACCGGGATTGCGGCGATCACGCTGACCGAGGCGGAGCTGGACCGCTACGTCACGCACGCGCCGACGCGCGGCCTGCTCGGCGGCGACGGACTGCCCGCGGACACCGACCTGCTGACCTTCTCCCCGCTGCGCACGTACGGCCTGCGCACGCTCGCCGACGCCGCGGACGCCCCGTTCCGGCTGGCCGAGGAGCTGCGGGGCCGCCTGGTCATAGGCGAGCTGCTCGGTCCGGCCGGCAAAGAGCGCGAGTCGATCCTGCTCGACGGCGCCACGGGCGAGATCACGACGGCCTACCTCTTCGACCCGTCCGAGCCCCGCCCCTTCGCGCCCTCCCTCACCACGCTGCTGCGCTTCGCCGCGGTCACCGAGGAACTGGCAGGCCTGCGCGGCCGTTTCGCGTCCCTCGCGGGCCAGTACGGCCCGCAGACGGCCGCCGAGGCGACGCGCCGCCTGCTCGCCCTGTTCGAGGAGGGCGCGGACGGCGAGGTCCCGTCGTACTGGAAGACGGCGGCCCTGATCCGCCCGCTCGCCCTCGTCGCCGGTCCCGGCACGGCGTCCGGCCTCACCCTGGACGTCCCCGCGCGCGTCCTGGACCAGGAGTTCGGGCACGGCCGGGTGTCCCGCTTCGAGGACGTCGACTTCCCGCCGACGCTCACGCACGAGCCGACCCGCCGCTTCCTGCGCGAGACAGGCCTGCCGGAGCAGACGGTGCTCTTCTGCGCCGACACGGACGTCCCCCTGCCGACGCTGCGCGAGTACTACACCGAGGAGCGCCCGGGTGAGTTCCCCCTGGACGAACTCCCGGCCCACGCCGACCATTTGATCCGCCTCGGCTATCTGGCCGAGGACAACAGCCTGGTGGTGGACGGCAGAACGGGCGCGGTCCTGACCTTCAGCGAGCCCGAGGCGACGCTCCACCCCCTGAACACGGACGTCTCGACCCTGGCCTTCACCCTCTGGCTGCTGCACCACGAGCGCACCATTCACCGCCACCTCCACCACGAGCTGACGACCCTGGCCTACGAGGACCTGGCCGCGGCCATGATCCACACCCTGTCGACGGTCGACCCCACGGGCACGTCACCCGGCACGCACTGGCACTACTGGACGGAGGCCTTCCAGGACGAAGCGGGCGGAGTGCTCTGAAGCAGAGGAGTTCCATGCCGGAGGGCGGCACCCCTTCAGAGATGCCGCCCTCCGGTTTGGCTGGTCGAGCCACCAGAGGCCGTGGCGGGAATCGAACCCACGTAACTCGCTTTGCAGGCGAGCCCCTAAACCACTCGGGCACACGGCCGTGTTCGTGGGAATGAACTTACGGGTGGTGGCGGACGGGCTCAAGGCAGCCGGGCGCGCCGCAACGGGACTGCCATGCCGCGTTCACAAACGGGGGGCTTACGACCAAGGTCGCAGGTCGCACCGGACTCCCGACAGGGGTCAAAGCGGGTTGTGGGCCTTACTCTGGCGGGCATGACCGCCCTGGAGCCCCGCGACGCCGCCGTCGTGACCGAATCCGCCGAGACAGATGCCGACAGAGAAGGCGTGCTCGGCCGGTCGTACCGGGCGCTCAGTGTCGGGATCGTCTCCGTCGTCCTGCTCATCGCCTTCGAGGCGACCGCCGTCGGGACGGCCATGCCGGTCGCGGCGCGGGAGCTGCACGGCGTGGCCCTGTACGCGTTCGCGTTCTCCGGCTACTTCACGACCAGCCTGTTCGGCATGGTCTTCTCCGGCCAGTGGTCCGACCGGCGCGGCCCGCTCGGCCCGCTGAGCGCCGGCATCGCGGGCTTCGCCACGGGACTCGTCATCGCCGGCACCGCCCAGGCGATGTGGGTGTTCATCCTGGGCCGCGCCGTCCAGGGCCTCGGCGGCGGCCTGGTCATCGTGGCGCTGTACGTCGTCGTCGGCCGCGCCTACCCCGAGCGGCTGCGGCCGGCGATCATGGCGGCCTTCGCGGCGGGCTGGGTGGTGCCGTCCATCGTCGGCCCGCTCGCCTCCGGCGCCGTCACCGAACACCTCGGCTGGCGCTGGGTCTTCCTCGGCATCCCCGTCCTGGTCGTCCTCCCGCTCGCCCTCGCCCTGCCGCAGATACGCCGCCGGGCGTCCGGCCCGGTCCAGGCGGACCAGGCTGCCGGGTCCTTCGACCGGCGGCGCATCCGGCTCGCCCTCGGCATCTCCCTGGGCGCCGGACTCCTCCAGTACGCCGCGCAGGATCTGCGGCCCCTCGCCGTACTGCCCGGACTCGCCGGTGCCGCGCTGCTCGTGCCCGCGGTCCTCGGGCTGCTCCCGCGC comes from Streptomyces sp. FXJ1.172 and encodes:
- a CDS encoding xanthine dehydrogenase family protein molybdopterin-binding subunit, giving the protein MSNEAATAPTAEEPASEAQSLPHGLGASLTPADARAKTEGTFPYAADLWAEGLLWAAVLRSPHAHARIVNIDTTHAREMPGVRAVITHEDVPGTPRHGRGTPDRPVFASEVVRHHGEPIAAVAADHPDTARMAAAAVIVEYEVLDPVTDPEQAFEAEPLHPDGNLIRHIPLHHGDPEAVGEVVVEGLYRIGRQDPAPIGAEAGLAVPRPDGGVELYLGSTDPHADRNTAAACYGLSPDRVKIVVTGVPGATADREDQSFQLPLGLLALKTGCPVKLTATREESFLGHTHRHPTLLRYRHHADAEGTLVKVEAQILLDAGAYADTSADALAAAVSFACGPYVVPNAFIEGWAVRTNNPPSGHVRGEGAMQVCAAYEAQMDKLAKKLGLDPAELRLRNALATGDVLPIGQTVTCPAPVAELLQAVRDFPLPALPKDTPEEDWLLPGGPEGAGEPGAVRRGVGYGLGMVHMLGAEGADEVSTATVKVHDGVATVLCAAVETGQGFTTLARQIVQETLGIEEVHVAPVDTDQPPAGAGCRGRHTWVSGGAVERAAKMVRTQLLQPLAHKFGMSTELLQITDGKITSYDGVLSTTVTEAMEGKELWATAQCRPHPTEPLNAAGQGDAFVGLAFCAIRAVVDVDIELGSVRVVELAVAQDVGRVLNPAQLAARIEAGVTQGVGIALTENLRTPRGLVRHPDLTGYALPTALDAPDIQIVKLVEERDVVAPFGAKSVSAVPVVTSPAAVASAVRAATGRPVNRLPIRPQAAVVTDW
- a CDS encoding SUKH-4 family immunity protein — its product is MSTTDTGIAAITLTEAELDRYVTHAPTRGLLGGDGLPADTDLLTFSPLRTYGLRTLADAADAPFRLAEELRGRLVIGELLGPAGKERESILLDGATGEITTAYLFDPSEPRPFAPSLTTLLRFAAVTEELAGLRGRFASLAGQYGPQTAAEATRRLLALFEEGADGEVPSYWKTAALIRPLALVAGPGTASGLTLDVPARVLDQEFGHGRVSRFEDVDFPPTLTHEPTRRFLRETGLPEQTVLFCADTDVPLPTLREYYTEERPGEFPLDELPAHADHLIRLGYLAEDNSLVVDGRTGAVLTFSEPEATLHPLNTDVSTLAFTLWLLHHERTIHRHLHHELTTLAYEDLAAAMIHTLSTVDPTGTSPGTHWHYWTEAFQDEAGGVL
- a CDS encoding MFS transporter; its protein translation is MTALEPRDAAVVTESAETDADREGVLGRSYRALSVGIVSVVLLIAFEATAVGTAMPVAARELHGVALYAFAFSGYFTTSLFGMVFSGQWSDRRGPLGPLSAGIAGFATGLVIAGTAQAMWVFILGRAVQGLGGGLVIVALYVVVGRAYPERLRPAIMAAFAAGWVVPSIVGPLASGAVTEHLGWRWVFLGIPVLVVLPLALALPQIRRRASGPVQADQAAGSFDRRRIRLALGISLGAGLLQYAAQDLRPLAVLPGLAGAALLVPAVLGLLPRGTYRAARGLPSVVLLRGLSAGSFIAAESFVPLMLVTQRGLSPMLAGFSLAAGGLTWALGSFLQSRPRMAPYRERLMTVGMLLVAAAVATAPSVLVHAVPVWTVAVAWAFGSLGMGLVISSTSVLLLRLSAPEEAGANSAALQISDALSNVVLLAATGAAFAALGGGSTAAATAATAGGGTRSAAFAAVFLPMAGVALIGAWVTRRLRER